A portion of the Labrus mixtus unplaced genomic scaffold, fLabMix1.1 SCAFFOLD_44, whole genome shotgun sequence genome contains these proteins:
- the LOC132961646 gene encoding NADH dehydrogenase [ubiquinone] iron-sulfur protein 3, mitochondrial-like encodes MMPKYIQQVQVTCYNELEVMIHPDGVVPVLTFLRDHTNAQFRNMIDLTAVDIPSRQNRFEIVYNLLSLRYNSRIRVKTYTDELTPVDSAVPVHMAANWYERELSQNLQAQSEESAFIYLNPTSVFLSGD; translated from the exons ATGATGCCCAAATACATCCAGCAGGTTCAG GTGACCTGTTATAATGAGCTGGAGGTGATGATCCATCCTGATGGCGTTGTCCCTGTGCTGACCTTCCTGAGGGACCACACCAACGCCCAGTTCAGGAACATGATCGACCTGACGGCTGTCGACATCCCCTCACGGCAGAACCGCTTTGAG ATTGTGTACAACCTGCTGTCGCTGCGCTACAACTCCCGTATCCGTGTTAAGACGTACACAGATGAGTTAACCCCTGTGGACTCTGCTGTGCCGGTCCACATGGCTGCAAACTGGTACGAGAGGGAGCTGAGTCAGAACCTGCAGGCCCAGTCTGAAGagtcagcatttatttatttgaatcccACGTCAGTCTTTCTCAGTGGGGactaa